The DNA region AAGAAAGAACTGCACCAGCTCACCGTCCGTCCTACTGAAGAGTGGCCCGCGAAGCGCATAGGTAAACTGAAAAAGATTGGCTTCATCAAATTCTACCTAAAGCCCTACTTACACGACCGGCCGCAGATGTGTTTCAACTGCAACAGGTTCGGGCACTCAAGCACTTACTGCACGGCGGCTCCACGATGCTGGAAATGCACCGGCGAACACTATGGCTCAAAATGCACTCTCGGCAAGGAAGAGCCGGCAACATGCTGCAACTGTTAAGGCAACCACCCGGCCATGTCACGTAAATGCCCCGTGTTCAAAAAGCACCTCGAACACACGCGCAAGCAACGAGGCCCACAAAAAACCATCCAGGAGCAGCCCCAAGCTCCAAAACCCACATAAAATGCACAACAGGCCCCGCCGCAGAAGACAGCCGAACAATTCCCCAGCCTTGGCCGTCAAACCCCATGGGGAACCGGACTGTCAAATCCAACATCTCGCCCTAGAAACACTCAGCGCCAACGACTGGACGTGAACATTCCGAACCAGGACTCAGCCCAACCACCATCTGACTCTGCACCTCCTCCGCCTCAAACAAACAATACTCCTGATCTGGAACACCTGGATCTCGGCTCCATACTAAAACCACTGCTGGCGATCTCGTTACAGACACAGCAACCACTTCAGCTTCAGACGAGCCTTCTAACGAAGATGCTCGAAAAATTGGCGGTGGCGGCCTCATAGTAGCTCTGTGGAACGCAAATGGAGGTTTGCAGTGGAAATCCGAAGAGGTGCTAACATTTCTAAAAACCCACGCAGTAGACGTTGTTCTCCTCACAGAAACGAAACTACAACCATGGAAACACTGGCGCCTTCCAGGATATAAAATCATCAGGAACGACAGATAACCCACACCACCGGAATATTACGCAGCAGGGGGAACGGCCGTTCTCCTTACAGATGGCCTAAAAGGCAATGAAGTCAGTCTCCAATGCACCGCCCAACTCGAGGTCACGGCAGTGAAACTTGACACGCCGCCCGGCCCCTTCCAGATTGCAGCGGTCTATCACAGACCAGGACGAACCTTCCCAGCAGGAAGCTACGCGGCCTTATTCCCGAACAACATGCCGGCCCTTATTGGAGGCGACTTCAATGCCAAACACGGCTCTTGGCATTCTATTTCTCCAAATGCAAGAGGAGACAAACTCCgagactggttaaataaaaaggAACTCCGGGAGCTTAGGCCAAGGCAACCGACGCACTTTCACACCAATGGAAAATCGGATGTCTTGGACATATTTCTACCCACGGAAACAAACATGTCCCTCTCCTGTCACACCGAAATAGCCCTGGAGAGTGACCATCTCCCGGTCCTATTGCGTATCGGACTGAGACCTACCCGACTGCCACCACCTATGCACAGAAGCTTCTGCAGAGCTGACTGGACAGCTTACCGCCAACATATTATCGACTTACTACCATCCTCACAACCAGACCTGAACGAACCCGATCAAGTTGACGCAGCAGGCACACAGATAACAACCGCATTTTTTCTGCCGCAAACACCTGCATTCCTCTCACCAGACAGCAAGTCCCCGACTACCTCTGCCTGCCCGCCAGCATAACCAATCTAATCCACAAGAAAACAGAGCCCGGAGGCGTTTTCAAGAATACCAAAACCCCGTCACCAAACGCCTCTACCAATCCATCAAAAGAACAGTTTGCGGCAGAAGTTCGTGAATTCCGTCAGAAATCCTGGAGCAACAAACTTGCGTCCCTGACTCAAGAAGATGGCAGCATCTAGAAAATGGCTCGCTCGCTGCAGAGCAAACACGTTCGGACTCCGCCATTAAAAACCCTAAACGGTCCGGCCTGCAGCGATGCGGAAAAAGCCGAAGCAGAGGCGGGCTACCTAGAGGACGCCTTCAAGCAAAACCCCCAAATACCCGATGCAGCGGATCTCCAACTCCTCACGGAGCAGACACCACATCCGCCAGCAACAGAAGACCAACCGCCAACCATCTCCACTCAGGAAGTAATTGCGGTCATAAAATCACTGCTCTCCAAGAAATCGCCAGGACCGGACGATATCCGACACGAGCACGTGAAGCAACTTCCCGTGGGCGCCGCATCCTTCTTAGCAGTCATATTCGCTGCCTGCATCCGACTTGGCTACATCGCGGCAGCATGGAAGAAGGCGAAGATTATATGTCTTCCTAAACCCGGAAAGCCACCCTCAAAAGTTGAAAGCTACAGGCCAATATATGTCTTAGACAATCTGGGAAAAATCCTAGAGAGACTAATGCTGCCACACATACTAAAGTTCCTAACGTATAAAAACATCCTGCCATCCTTCCAATTTGGGTTCAGGAGAGAACACTCTACGCAACATGCCCTACTTCACGCGACAAACTTCATTGCTAACGCTGGAAATACCAAACAGCTCTGTGCGGCAGCATTTTTAGACGTGTCTAAGGCATTTGACAATGTTTGGCACAGCGGCCTCATTTGGAAGCTTCAGAACCTCGGCTTCCCTGATTGGCAGTAACAACTCCTCCGCAGCTTCCTGGACTCCCGAACATTCAGAGTCTCCTGGAGAGGAGAACCATCATCCGAACGCCCAATAGAAGCCAGCGTCCCACAGGGCTCCGTCCTGGCCCCCCTCCTGTACTCCATTTACACCTCAGACTTCCCCCGAGAACATGGCTGGAACACCACCGTCAATCTATACGCAGACGACACTGCAATGCTTAGCAAATCATGGTCCATGACAGGCGCTGCAAAACGACTCCAGACTGCCCTCAAATCGGCCGAAAATTGGTGCAACAAATGGCGCACCGCACTGAACGCGGCAAAGACGCAAACAGTGCTGTTCCGCGGAAGGAAGAAGCCCGTCAAGGTCCCCGAGCTACGCCTTCTAAAACAAAACATCCCATGGAAGAAACACGCCTCATACTTAGGAGTCGATCTGGAGGATAAGCTCAGATATAACCGCCACATCGATACGATTCTGCAGAAGACACGTGTAGCCCATATTCAACTCAGAACTCTACTGACATCGGAGGACATCAATCAGACAAGCACAGCGCCTTCAAGGCCCTCCGTGGCTTCTGGTTCGTATAAAGACAAATTGTTTATGCTCatcggccctcttaagggccttctCTCAATGTAAACGTAAATTTACTCACCACTTGATCACAAACAACATTGGCCTCCCTCAGAGGCCTATTTACCCACAAATATACACACGTCAGGTACACATACACGGCAAAGgcatctggggggaggcgggtgcaacCCCCAGGTGGCGCATTGACCGGTCCTACGCCCTGGTCGTTCTCGGTCGGCAATcccaaggcagagggcaacctcactgcacgtcttgggggacccgccgggtcccctcgctaggacTAAACTCATGCAATAGGTATCACACACATGTCAGTCGAAAACCCAAACAAACACAACCATATGGAGTCCCTCGACTCTCCAAAATCTCCCGCCGCGGTAGCCATTATGCCGATAGATCAAGACCCGCGCTTTTTGGCGCACCTTAGCGAACGCAGTGCAGACCTGCGTGCTTTCTTTGCAAGCCAGACAGAAGCAGCCAAAGCTCTACCTCCGCCGCCGCCTGAATTTACGCCCGCTGTAGGCAAAAAGCGAGTTCGTTCAAATACGCCGCCAATGAAAAGGTCCTTTTCCCCGCCGCCGCAGCAGCCGTCCAATGAAACCGCCAATCCTTTTTCAGTCATCGCCCCGACAGACAGAGGCGAGGCCGACATGGAGGAGGACGCCACCGAAGACACTGAAGAAGCCGCCCACAATAGGGATAGCCAATCAAAAATCCCGCCAAAATTTATCACAGATACGACCAAATGGCAACCAAAATGGCGGCTGATCAAATCGGCTGGCAAGTTTCTTCCTGTCGCTTCCCTCCGGAGTAAGGACATTATGGTCAAATGCCAGAGAGTGGAAGACTTCAGAACCACGACCAAAATTCTCGCGGAACATAAAATCCCACACTATACTTATCAACTAAAGCAGGACAACAAAGAACATTTCGTAATCAGAGGACTTCCCGCCGATTCACCACCTGATCTGATTGCCCACGAGCTCAAATCCAAAGGCGTCCTCACAGAGCACGTGCATCAACTACACACGTCGCGCCTTACTCCGGACGAATATCGCCAACGTACTCAGATGCGTCATAACGACCCCAATGCCAAACTGCCGCCAATTCATCTGACACCGCTGCCGATGTTCCAAGTTCGACTCGACAACCCGGAATAGCGAGCTaacttaacaaaaaatatcatatgCTTGGACTCACGGCCAAAGTAGAAGTTTACAAAGCAGCCCCCGGTCCAATACAATGCCGAAGATGTCAAGCTTTTGGACATTCATATAAAGCATGTGCCCTCAGCATCAAATGCTTTAAATGCGCAGGCCCGCACCACTACTCAGCTTGCACTAAGCCAAAAGACCAGCCGGGGAAATATGCAAACTGTGCTGAGGCGCACATTTCCACATACAGAGGCTGCCTACAATACAAGGAACTTGCTCTCGCGATGCGCCTGAAAAATACTCCGACCGAAGGGACTTCCGCAGCTACGAATAATACCGAAATCAATTTTCCTCCACCTCCTACTACAAATGCCTGGACGCAACGACGGACAAAAAACCGCCCAGCCACCACTCCGCTCACAGTTCCACAGGCCCTGACCGCACCCTCTGCCGCAACAATGCCCTCAGCACCATCGACATCCTCGCCTACTGCCAATCTCCCACGCCGCAACCCACAACCGCCACAAAACAGCCAGCCGCCATCGGCCCAAATGCTACTAGTGATTCCTGGAAAAGCCAACTGAAAGGCTGGCTCTCCggtctcattaaaaaaaatcattggcccAAAGCAGGGCAAATCCAGAATGGACGTATTCATCGAAGAAGTCATTGCAGGCGCCATGATCCTCCTCAATGGCTTATAAATCAAGAATCGTCCATAATCTACGAATACTGTCCTGGAACGCGGGCAGTCTTCGGCCGTAAAAACAGGAATTTCTACATCTCCTGCATTGCAATCAACCTGACATCTTCCTCGTCCAAGAAACATGGCTCAAGCTGAGAGATGCCTTTAGTGTCCCAAATTACATCATCAGAAGAAAGGAACGAACAAAAGGGAATGGAGGAGGTGGTGTGATGCTCGACTCCAAAAAGACTTTACAAGAAACTCCATTACAATCCCACACCACCGATAGACTAGAACTCGTCGGGTCTAAGTTCACCACCAGCAATGGCAGCATTGACGTATGGAGTGCCTACCACCCACCAAAGCAGCACGGCATCAGCCGAACAGATCTTCATGCCATACAGACTGTCCTTAAGAACACCGCAATCATCGGCGGCGATCTTAATTGTAAGCACGCTGCCTGGGGATGCAACATCACAAACTCTAGAGGAGAAGACCTGCACCACGCAGAGTTAACTGTCCCGTTCACTATTCTTTCACCACCAAACCCTTTCCACATATCTGCCGATTCCAACCATATAGCTGATATCCTAGATCtctttatcacaaaaaaatctttctccattcctcttgcCTACAACCCTTCTTCAACTTTCGTCTGACCATCTcccgatttcaatttcattacctcTCTCGTATCCAATGACTCTACCCTCCCCTATAGTGAACTGGGAAAAATTTACAACCTCTGCCTCGAAGATCATTCTTCCAGACCAACGCAGCTGCAACTCCACCTAAGAACTCGAAAACCACGTCACTCTCTTCAATAACAGTCTAAACAACTGCATAGCCGATGCATCATTTACGCCAAAACCTAGTTATCTTATCATAATCGActaactattttaaattaaatttgatttcgAGTTAAGGCATTTGTGGCTCATCagttatttttcttctctattgcaGGAGTGCCCagcttccataatttatttatgtatttataatgtTTTTGTTTGTGCATTTGATGTAATTggtaatttttcataattgatgTAATTGGTAATTTGTCATAATTGATGTAATTGGTATTTCTCATGCTGtaataaattgtattttgaaaactgttgtggtcattgcagtaaCAGCTTTTGCTCAAAATCACCTAAACACCCTTTATCTTtcatcatgcatgcaaaattgtggatGGAACCAATTATGTGATCAACCAATGTTGGCTAGGTTAAGCAAGGAGATTTATGGTGTTCCATATGATTTGATGAGGGAATTTCAATGGATTGGGCAGGAGAATAGTATTCAGCCAAGCAAGGCAGTTTCAGCCTAGAAGGGCAGgggagtttcagtctggcaggcaagggagtttcagtctggcaggcaatggagtttcagtcttgcaggcaagggagtttcagtcttgcaggcaagggagtttcagtctggtaggcaagggagtttcagtctggcaggcaagggagtttcagttttgcaggcaagggagtttcagtcttgcaggcaagggagtttcagtctggtaggcaagggagtttcagtctggcaggcaagggagtttcagttttgcaggcaagggagtttcagtctggtagGCAAGGAAGTATCAGTCTAGTAGGCAAGGAAGTTTCAGTCTGGTAGGCAAGGGAGTGTCAGTCTggtaggcaagggagtttcagtctggtaggcaagggagtttcagtctggtaggcaagggagtttcagtctggtaggcaagggagtttcagtctggcaggcaagggagtttcagtttagccAGCCcagtcggccaagggagtttcaagGGAGTAGCTGGAGTAcctaattgcactgctactgcactgccatccctcttccaaactccactggtttgtttcaatttcaatgcagtttcagcataaaagcaaggcagtgagtttcaaggtagtttcagcccagtttcagtcaagttgcaagggagaaatttttacctgAGTTGTATGATGGCATTTTCCCATCTTTTCCTGCGCATGCAGAGAGTGGATCGAGGTACTTTAACGTTATAAATGAGGTAACGTCGGTAGCGACTCATATTGAACTATAATTTGAGCCTCTTTCTGTTCCAAAAAGCTGCAAATTGATAAGATTTTTTGCTTTATGTCTGCAACAACAACGTATTTCTGTCGTGCTCGTGCTTACCAACTTCTGAGATTATCCATCAACAAGAAGAGGTAACTTTGGCTTCTCTGTTAACCTATAGGCATacgtttaaaaaacaataaattttctaaatacgTCATTAATGAGAGGAGGGAAGGCAGAGTTGCCCTAATTTCACcttctttcgaatgatatgtaCTTAACATCGTCCTTGTGTAGAAGGACCAAAGTACTTATATTGTGAAGTTGGCAGTTTCGAAAGAAAAAGAAGCGACGGCAGCCGCCAATCCCGCCTAAAGTGGACCGCAACCAAACGAAGCTAACGTGGTTATGTTGTATCCGTGCCGAGGAGGTTATTCTTCACGAATCTGACGGTAGTTTTGATTACATTTATTGGTTGAAATGGTCGAAAATTGTGGCTACAAGTGTTGGGTAGTGCATGGGAAGTACGCCCCTCCATTTGGAATGGAAGACATTTCTGTATCAAAGCTTCAGTACGAGTTCACGAGCAAGAAAGGCAAAACCAAACGAAAACCCTTTTGTCCTCGTACCTTCCAAGATTTTGATTTGAATAGATGGTATGTGGCTACAACATCTCAAAATCTTCCCTCTGGGCAAGAGGATTGTTATTACTGCCTGATCGGGAAAATCGCAGGTGAGTACCCTAACGGCTTTTGTTCACGTTGAATTAAGGTTATGTATCACCCGTGACCTTGAATGTTTGCCTAGCGCAAAATTGCTAACTTTCTCAGGCTTAAGATAAATCAAACAATTATGTGTTGGCGGTATTTCGGTACGGAATTATTATGTGGTAAAAACTATTCCTCGCCTTTCCTTATGGTGCTTCATTTCAGTTAAGTGATTTTGTATATTGTTTCCATCCATTAAATACTACCAAGCAGTCCATAAGAGCAATTGAAACGgacatgaataacttttatttaattttatcgtgCTGGGAAGAATGATGATAGTAATCTACTACGATGATATAGTAAGCatgaattatttcttattttattataagttatATAATGTCTCAATTTTCCAGCGACAAAGGAAGACCTACACAGCACCTGCAGTAGAAGAATACGATTTGGTAACCCTGATGTACCACGTGATGAGCCAGATACAGAAGCTGGTACCACTGAACAGGATACAGAAATGGTgatgagagaaaaagttgaccgGGTGTGTAACAATGCGATCTGCAGAAAAGTTAGTCTGTTTAATATCATTGCTAATAATACTTTATCTTTCTTTTCTTCAGATTCGTAAGAagaatttaaaaagaaacaaCGCTGTTCTAGGCATAGAGAAATACATGGAAAACACCATGCTCTCAATGCCTCAGAATCAGAATTCTGAGTTACAAATTGCCTTGGAAACAGTCAGAAAATTAGAATCAGCTCTGGTAGAGAGAAGTAATGCAGACACAAGGTTAGAGACTTGCCTCAAAGAAGGCTTTAAGGAATTGGACGGCAACATGACTGCCATTCAGAAGAAATTAGCGTCTCTTGAGGAAGAAAACAAGACCCTAAGAGAGAAGGTTGAGGAGTTAATGAGTAAGTCACTCAGTAATTTATGGTGAAGTAATCTTATGCAATTACTTTCGGGTTTTTCGAAGTAATGGTGTGGGAGAgtttagttttttatttctcttcaaatttgtttttttgcctggtggctctgtgcttcatgcaaaAAGAATGCTGAGCCAACTGTAccattgttttatttccattaagtATAAGGTCACCACTGAAATATGCCAATCTCATTGTTTTCCTATGATTTCTCTCCAAATTAATAGTCCTGAAAATGCTGCCCAATTAATTGGCTGAGTGATGGTGAAGAAGTTAAATCTCaggcaaaaaaatgttattttgtggGTGTCTATGCTATTCTGaaggattttttaaagaaagaattgATGTTCTATGATAGATCAACGTTATGGTGGATGCATGTATGCCTTGTGTGCACCCTCAACATAATACTCTAGATTTGTTAGTTGtgacaattttaaattctagccACCTTCTCTCTCATTGCAGGGCAGTCAGCATCTGGGCAAAGTGATGTCATGAGTGGGGATGGCATAGGGGCAACACTGGAGGTAGACTCCAAGGTAATAGCTATTTTTATTCGCTCTAGGTAAAGTATCATTTCTCTATTAAGGCCCTAAAGCGAGTAAATCAAAGTGTGCGGCATTCAGTCACATATGTGTAGGCaagtttatgcattttttaatattcaaggcAAGTTAGCCAACAATCCAACCAAATCCAACTGATTAAATTAAGTGATTTTAAAAGTGACTATAGTGTGAAATGGTGACTATGATATGAATACATGTTTGTGagtgataaaacaaataattgaaCGATAAAAAACTGTATGCCTTTAGCAGTATGACTGTGAAAATTAGGATTTACAGTATTGACATTGTATGAAAACATAATTCAGCATTTTAGAAAGTTTCTTTGAGTCAATGAGACTCATTAAACAACCTTATACATTCAAGGAAATTAGAAGCACGAAAAAAATGTCTTTGGATTAAATTTTGATGTATATATTTGTTAACAGTTGGACATAGGGGAGGGCCAAATGGTGCTTATATCATCGCTGATCCACATACAGCACACGACGGACCATGCTGTGTGGGGATCCGCCCTGCTCCAAGGCAGTTTCAGGGAACAAGCTCCTTTGATGAGAGTAAAGCCCAAGGGTGAGGGGCAGAAAAAATTCCCCCCCAAATTCCTGACCGCAGCTAAAAGTAAGTAATTTCTTACTATTGTTTGAAAGGATATTTCCGGTGCAAACTTgacatgcatgaaatattttgtaactaACCCCTGTGATACTTTTACAGTTCTCCATCGAATATGGCTggaaaatcaagagaaatattcTCCAGCCGAGATAGAAAAATATGTTCAAGGCCTGCCAGCGTATTTAAGTAAGCGGTGTGTGGATATGAAGGGGCCTCGTGGGTTGAGGGCGCAGATAAGTGAACTCCAGGCGGCTGGTGGTGATACCGAATCCCGTATTGCTGAATTGTGCAGAAAGTCTGCTGAGAAGGCTCACCAGAGAGGGAG from Ischnura elegans chromosome 13 unlocalized genomic scaffold, ioIscEleg1.1 SUPER_13_unloc_4, whole genome shotgun sequence includes:
- the LOC124173151 gene encoding uncharacterized protein LOC124173151, with product MVMREKVDRIRKKNLKRNNAVLGIEKYMENTMLSMPQNQNSELQIALETVRKLESALVERSNADTRLETCLKEGFKELDGNMTAIQKKLASLEEENKTLREKVEELMRQSASGQSDVMSGDGIGATLEVDSKVIAIFIRSR